A window of Chloroflexaceae bacterium genomic DNA:
CTCGGCGCCGCTGATCGAGGTGATCGGCAGAGCCTCGGTAGCCCCGTAGGGCGTGTGCGTGTCGGCGCCGGGCGCCAGAATGCGCTGGAAACGCTCGTGGAGCGACGCGGGCACTGGCGCCCCCGCCATCAGCACGCGCCGCAGATGCGGCAGGGTGATGCCGCGCTCAAGGCAATAGGCGCTCACCCGCGCCCATATCGCCGGTGAGCCGAAGGTGGAAGTGACCCGCTGGTCCTGCATGAAGGCCACGACGGCAGCAGGATCGCACGCCGCGGGACGGGTGGGATCAATCGGCGGGATGGCCGAGGTGCAGCCCAGGGCAACGTTGAACAGGGCAAACAGGGGAAAGGCCGGCATATCCACTTCCCCCGGCTCGATGTCAAACAGATCGCGCAACAGGCGCACCTGGGCCTCGAACATGGCGTGCTCATAGAGCACGCCCTTGGGAACGCCGGTGCTGCCGGTGGTGAAAATGATCGCCGCGGGCGCCTCGGGGGCCACCGGTTCCAGCGGAAACGGCGCATCGAGCGGCACGCTCAGGTCGGCGAGGTTCGCGTCACCGAGGGGGAGGAAGCGCGAACCGACGGTGACGCGCCGCCGCGTGGCGCGAAAGGCCCGCGGGAAGAGCAGCGCCGCCAGATGCGCCCGCGGCACGCCGATGAGCGCCTCAGGGGCGCACTCTTCGATGCACTGCGCCAGGTTGCGCCGGCCCATCGCCGGGTCAATCAGAATGGGTACGGCGCCAACTTTCAACAGCGCGAAGGTCAGGCTGATCAGGGGGATGCCGGCGGGGACCATCGAGAGCACTCGCGTGCCCGGCCCGATGCCGGAGGCGCTCAGGCCCCAGGCGTAGCGGTCGCTCACCCGGTCGAGTTCGGCGAAACTGAGACGCTGGTAGATCGGCCTG
This region includes:
- a CDS encoding fatty acid CoA ligase family protein encodes the protein MTIKLEPTETGVYGANIARYLPQMARERPEQTAVVAGVGQNRAGRPIYQRLSFAELDRVSDRYAWGLSASGIGPGTRVLSMVPAGIPLISLTFALLKVGAVPILIDPAMGRRNLAQCIEECAPEALIGVPRAHLAALLFPRAFRATRRRVTVGSRFLPLGDANLADLSVPLDAPFPLEPVAPEAPAAIIFTTGSTGVPKGVLYEHAMFEAQVRLLRDLFDIEPGEVDMPAFPLFALFNVALGCTSAIPPIDPTRPAACDPAAVVAFMQDQRVTSTFGSPAIWARVSAYCLERGITLPHLRRVLMAGAPVPASLHERFQRILAPGADTHTPYGATEALPITSISGAEVLAAIASRGADPTAGTCVGRPVPGVTLRIIPISEAPIERWDETLALPPFQVGEICVKGPSVTKTYVNRPEATARAKIADADGLWHRMGDLGYLDDAGRLWFYGRKSQRVVTPAETLFTEPVELIFNQHPGVARSALVGVGEMGTQRPVVVVEPRDRRVMRDAAARACLLSELRALGARYPMTAGIATFLVHPAFPVDIRHNAKIFREQLAVWAAGRI